Proteins encoded in a region of the Tripterygium wilfordii isolate XIE 37 chromosome 21, ASM1340144v1, whole genome shotgun sequence genome:
- the LOC119989914 gene encoding protein SCAR1-like isoform X4, protein MSTASRSHKLMVRVKHIEAALPPLEKAVLAQTSHIHFAYTAGTEWHPHIRNETNHFVSNDLPRFIMDSYEEGRDLPRLQQLDKFDTSGPGSCLRRYSDPTFFRRVSGESIEANARKVQRDKKARKSKKRRSLPRNRDVSQGASVSSYSDSRRQFTSPVNTRASPSQTASTVDMSLKSDIGDHSNSFDSRIGSGHIECVFHASSPLQSEEQESREFYSRLEQHDDTINFVFPDEPKRVANDSYLRSSSPEQIAPTSSCVAWDEKAETMQPQGQYYDGDEILETYPTNSDLAALDTCTANHGNNLPMDIQFDNDNTLKSFSGRNELDEVESEPDTFLDALNNIESESENDMDCQTKQENEQCGSSSFNEGRIAVMHNASTDKLDLHPSEHESLSEPDINSKEHGSVSELDINPKECPSEHESFSSPDITLKEHPSEHGSFIEPDIISKERPFQQESRSAPDITLKEHIPCESPCLVSLQRLGYEETPQICEDSSDLPCSPGFKFSAGTNVVENLKVESIASDPSSSNSRISSLEEPPGAKIIINSFELGQSHAKPFGVPSLKLWTNGGLLGLEPSKPPDFSSYSASLDSMIGNKDETISSLPNGFHQMGRRGIMDKDPQITRNVADFKSSKSCDIDQENGIPMGKTSLTSPVVDSDSKVEKYGGSQHSDSHSQCDATRVVEPMTVDPDVVATSTEASQEIDENPARMLGLGHRLLLNDFHRKVSLVHDGKPDVVSHQKAGKFDKRSGHNKEVYQPTPDTTFKQQAGRKSPVDLLTSSPPLEHMKISYHPVDGFETSKLKLKFPDTSRCSESIRDMFPSFQLVPEPSTAVCDIGSDSDDDTFCRSSPCLSDGGCSYHSQSDYEQWEYGETPQNKDHKLYDALGRISSVESVSSSLQLWEIADNGNHFAIEEVKNLSTKNGAKPSFSGPSLAMASTGSMSPILQRETMNNPDLNNLQESKCPRESTPLPPPLPPAQWWVLKPNSDMKEENSHTLSEADEPAFDQKPFGSTNSHKPKVAPVTEKQIIEEAISFNSKSLQQDQGKFWQKGANQAVLGKGIDEKEDFLEQIRTKSFNLRRTVPVQPAATSVPTANVKVTAILEKANAIRQAVGSDDDTWSDT, encoded by the exons ATGAGCACAGCATCTAGAAGTCATAAATTAATGGTTCGTGTAAAACATATTGAAGCTGCACTTCCACCTCTTGAGAAGGCTGTACTCGCCCAAACAAGCCACATTCATTTTGCATACACTGCTG GTACAGAGTGGCATCCTCACATTCGAAATGAAACAAATCATTTCGTATCCAATGACTTGCCGAGATTTATCATGGATTCCTATGAGGAGGGCCGTGATCTTCCACGACTGCAGCAGCTTGACAA ATTTGATACCAGTGGTCCGGGATCTTGTTTACGAAGATATTCAGATCCAACCTTTTTTAGAAGAGTATCAGGTGAATCTATTGAAGCCAATGCAAGGAAAGTCCAAAGAGATAAGAAAGCTCGTAAAAGCAAG AAGAGAAGATCATTGCCTAGGAATCGAGACGTATCTCAAGGTGCATCAGTATCCAGTTATAGCGACAG CAGGAGGCAGTTTACTTCTCCAGTTAATACACGAGCCTCTCCTTCTCAGACAGCTTCCACAGTTGATATGAGCTTAAAATCTGACATCGGTGATCActcaaattcttttgattcaaGAATTGGATCAGGCCATATTGAATGTGTTTTCCATGCAAGTTCACCCTTGCAATCAGAAGAGCAGGAGTCACGAGAATTCTATTCTAGGTTGGAGCAACACGATGACactattaattttgtttttcccgATGAGCCAAAGAGGGTTGCAAACGATAGTTATCTGCGCAGTTCATCACCAGAGCAGATTGCCCCCACTTCATCTTGTGTTGCATGGGATGAAAAAGCTGAAACGATGCAGCCCCAAGGTCAGTATTATGATGGAGATGAAATTCTGGAGACTTATCCAACAAACTCTGACCTGGCCGCTTTGGATACATGCACTGCCAACCATGGAAACAATCTTCCAATGGATATCCAATTTGACAATGATAACACTCTGAAATCATTTTCTGGTAGGAACGAGCTTGATGAGGTTGAGAGTGAACCAGATACTTTTCTTGATGCGTTAAACAACATTGAATCTGAATCTGAAAATGATATGGATTgccaaacaaaacaagaaaacgaGCAATGTGGCTCCTCCAGTTTTAACGAAGGAAGAATTGCCGTAATGCACAATGCTTCAACTGATAAGTTAGACCTTCATCCTTCTGAACATGAATCTCTTAGTGAACCTGACATCAACTCGAAGGAGCATGGATCTGTTAGTGAACTTGACATCAATCCAAAGGAGTGTCCTTCTGAACATGAATCTTTTAGTTCACCTGACATAACCTTGAAGGAGCATCCTTCTGAACATGGATCTTTTATCGAACCTGACATCATCTCAAAGGAGCGTCCTTTTCAACAGGAATCTCGTAGTGCGCCTGATATCACCTTGAAGGAGCATATTCCATGTGAATCACCCTGCTTGGTCTCTTTACAAAGGCTTGGTTATGAGGAGACACCTCAAATATGTGAGGATTCTTCTGATTTACCCTGTTCTCCAGGATTTAAGTTTTCTGCCGGTACAAATGTCGTTGAAAATTTGAAAGTAGAATCTATTGCCAGTGATCCATCATCCTCTAACTCCAGAATCTCCAGTTTAGAGGAACCACCAGGCGCTAAAATCATAATCAACTCTTTTGAGTTGGGGCAATCTCATGCCAAACCTTTTGGCGTTCCATCACTGAAGCTTTGGACGAATGGTGGCCTGTTAGGTCTTGAGCCATCGAAGCCTCCAGATTTTTCATCATACTCCGCAAGTCTGGATTCTATGATTGGGAATAAAGATGAGACAATTTCTTCTCTGCCAAATGGTTTTCATCAGATGGGGAGACGTGGTATCATGGACAAGGATCCTCAAATCACCAGAAATGTTGCAGATTTTAAATCTTCAAAATCATGTGATATTGATCAAGAGAATGGCATCCCAATGGGGAAGACATCTTTGACATCTCCGGTGGTTGATTCAGATTCAAAAGTAGAAAAATACGGAGGTTCTCAACATAGTGATAGCCATAGTCAATGTGATGCGACTAGGGTTGTTGAACCGATGACAGTTGATCCAGATGTTGTAGCTACATCTACTGAGGCCAGTCAAGAGATCGATGAAAACCCCGCTAGAATGTTAGGACTTGGCCACCGGTTACTCCTGAATGATTTTCATAGAAAGGTTTCACTTGTCCATGATGGAAAACCTGACGTGGTTAGCCACCAGAAAGCTGGTAAATTTGATAAGAGAAGTGGGCACAACAAGGAGGTTTATCAACCGACTCCAGATACAACTTTCAAACAGCAAGCAGGGCGTAAATCTCCAGTAGATTTGCTTACTTCTTCACCACCGCTTGAGCATATGAAAATATCTTATCACCCTGTAGATGGTTTTGAAACTTCCAAACTGAAACTCAAATTTCCAGATACAAGCCGTTGTTCTGAAAGCATAAGAGATATGTTTCCTTCATTTCAGTTGGTCCCAGAGCCTAGCACTGCCGTGTGTGATATTGGTTCCGACTCTGATGATGACACCTTTTGTAGATCATCTCCTTGTTTGTCAGATGGTGGTTGTAGCTACCACTCCCAGTCAGATTATGAACAATGGGAATATGGTGAAACACCTCAAAACAAAGACCACAAGCTCTATGATGCTTTAGGCAGAATTTCATCTGTGGAATCTGTTTCAAGTTCTCTTCAGCTCTGGGAAATAGCTGATAATGGTAACCACTTTGCTATTGAAGAAGTTAAAAACCTGTCTACTAAGAATGGTGCAAAACCTTCTTTTTCTGGTCCTTCACTGGCTATGGCAAGTACCGGTTCTATGAGCCCAATTCTACAGCGAGAAACAATGAACAACCCAGATTTGAATAATCTCCAAGAATCCAAGTGTCCTAGGGAGTCCACTCCACTGCCCCCACCTCTACCTCCCGCGCAGTGGTGGGTCTTGAAGCCAAACTCAGATATGAAAGAAGAAAACTCACATACTCTATCTGAAGCTGATGAACCTGCATTTGATCAGAAACCGTTTGGATCTACCAATTCCCACAAACCAAAGGTAGCCCCAGTCACTGAGAAACAAATTATCGAGGAGGCCATCTCATTTAACTCAAAGAGCTTG CAGCAGGACCAAGGGAAGTTTTGGCAGAAAGGAGCAAATCAGGCAGTGCTTGGAAAAGGgatagatgaaaaagaagatttCTTAGAGCAAATCAGAACAAAA TCATTCAACCTGAGACGCACGGTTCCAGTACAGCCAGCTGCTACATCAGTCCCCACGGCAAATGTCAAAGTCACTGCAATTTTGGAGAAAGCAAATGCAATTCGTCAG GCTGTTGGCAGCGACGACGATACTTGGAGCGATACTTGA